Proteins co-encoded in one Leptospira levettii genomic window:
- a CDS encoding general secretion pathway protein GspK: MNHLRIRSFSTNKHWKKGFMVYLLVMAIGTASLFTASKFFEDAATEYRVARAQADGFRAHMLAKAGFMGAVGALKKIPEEVLYQSGLAMDPPPIPLGGGVIYYTMSPEDGKININSLVKIYDDQPNQRTIEMVTRLFYQFGLKREMIFPILDWIDENHQETGGGAEQYYYSRLSPPRKIKNAPFYSLSELLNVKGYDRSVVYESLKPKDYDKNNSKDFMTEEERALRSDKDYVLSNNITAYLPAGDSYDDRININTAPYFVLISLSDFMTKQAAMKILKLKLQKGGYIKELKDLETEPEFQVKTTGDLTLYKELAGEGTDVSGGRIKTKGEVYKITGVGIIKDKVVRKVTGLFDLTNNQMLYYTED; this comes from the coding sequence ATGAATCACTTGCGCATCCGGTCATTCTCTACAAATAAACACTGGAAAAAAGGTTTTATGGTCTATCTCCTGGTAATGGCCATCGGAACCGCGTCTTTGTTTACTGCTTCGAAATTTTTTGAAGATGCTGCCACAGAATACCGAGTGGCAAGGGCACAGGCAGATGGATTTCGTGCCCATATGTTAGCAAAGGCTGGGTTTATGGGAGCTGTCGGGGCTTTAAAAAAAATCCCAGAAGAAGTATTGTACCAATCTGGACTTGCCATGGATCCTCCCCCCATTCCACTCGGAGGTGGTGTGATCTATTACACAATGAGCCCCGAAGATGGAAAAATTAACATCAACTCTCTTGTCAAAATTTATGACGACCAACCCAACCAAAGGACCATTGAAATGGTCACTCGGTTATTCTATCAGTTCGGTCTGAAACGAGAGATGATTTTTCCCATTCTCGATTGGATTGATGAAAACCATCAGGAAACAGGGGGTGGAGCGGAACAGTATTATTACAGTCGTTTGAGCCCTCCAAGAAAGATCAAAAATGCTCCTTTTTATTCCCTTTCTGAACTTTTAAATGTGAAGGGCTACGACCGCTCCGTGGTGTATGAAAGTTTAAAACCAAAGGATTATGACAAAAATAATTCCAAAGACTTTATGACAGAAGAGGAAAGAGCACTTCGTTCCGATAAAGACTATGTGCTTTCCAATAATATCACTGCATACCTACCTGCGGGAGATTCGTATGATGACCGGATTAATATCAATACGGCTCCTTATTTTGTGCTTATTTCCCTTTCTGATTTTATGACCAAACAGGCGGCCATGAAAATTTTGAAACTCAAGTTGCAGAAAGGAGGCTATATTAAAGAATTGAAAGATCTGGAGACAGAACCTGAGTTCCAAGTAAAAACCACAGGGGACCTCACTTTGTATAAGGAACTTGCAGGGGAAGGAACCGACGTATCTGGTGGCCGGATCAAAACGAAGGGTGAAGTTTACAAAATTACAGGGGTTGGGATTATAAAGGATAAAGTGGTTCGTAAGGTAACGGGATTATTTGATCTTACCAACAACCAGATGTTATACTATACTGAAGATTAA
- a CDS encoding type II secretion system protein GspJ, translating to MNVLWKFYRLYRSSHSRRGFTLVEISIVVMIMAVIFTGIFSVFYTANKISKKGASNKGANRKDILYAMENIRGTLARTYFIDNQKRILFVGKQEGVTGARNDRIVFATSNPNSEEEGQASVREVSFYLRKMPNPKMEGLSYLIRREDEMVDTFPTQGGVEHILLENVKSFQMKFSERGDKWVDDWNSRTTKKIPRLIRFEIISLVGSAFVKYESLAHPVILYK from the coding sequence ATGAATGTTTTGTGGAAATTCTATCGTTTGTATCGATCCAGTCATAGTCGGAGAGGTTTCACTCTCGTAGAGATTTCCATTGTTGTGATGATTATGGCTGTTATTTTTACGGGAATATTTTCAGTTTTTTATACTGCCAATAAAATCTCCAAAAAAGGAGCTTCGAATAAAGGGGCTAACAGAAAGGATATTTTGTATGCAATGGAAAATATCCGAGGAACACTTGCTCGTACCTATTTCATCGATAACCAAAAACGAATTTTATTTGTGGGTAAACAAGAAGGCGTAACGGGAGCAAGGAACGATCGGATCGTGTTTGCAACTTCCAATCCCAATTCGGAAGAAGAGGGCCAAGCATCTGTTAGGGAAGTTTCCTTTTATTTACGTAAAATGCCCAATCCAAAAATGGAAGGATTGTCCTACCTCATCCGTAGAGAAGACGAAATGGTTGATACCTTTCCGACACAAGGTGGAGTGGAACACATTTTGCTTGAGAATGTAAAAAGTTTCCAAATGAAATTCTCGGAACGTGGAGACAAATGGGTAGATGATTGGAATTCCCGTACAACCAAAAAAATTCCAAGACTCATTCGATTTGAAATTATATCATTAGTGGGGAGTGCTTTTGTTAAATATGAATCACTTGCGCATCCGGTCATTCTCTACAAATAA
- a CDS encoding prepilin-type N-terminal cleavage/methylation domain-containing protein: MQKLNLVKQSRNAFTLFEVTIAMAMAAMVMTYTYSMIAEGISYQKKAVLLANAVHLAKIKMAQVDSSTTMQTDTSRGSIDAFPGYTFETEIKEEEMDLLKLAGGPNAEELRKKAPKDMLGDKDVGLSDLMKKRGQKKSFETGGVLKVFRVKVSIFYMDGNKKETYSVETFRSAKY; this comes from the coding sequence ATGCAAAAACTCAACCTCGTTAAACAATCCCGTAATGCATTTACTCTATTTGAAGTCACAATTGCTATGGCGATGGCAGCCATGGTGATGACCTATACCTATTCAATGATTGCGGAAGGAATTTCGTATCAAAAAAAAGCGGTCTTACTTGCCAATGCGGTTCATTTGGCGAAAATTAAAATGGCACAAGTCGATTCTTCCACAACCATGCAAACAGATACATCTCGAGGTTCCATCGATGCCTTCCCTGGGTATACCTTTGAAACGGAAATCAAAGAAGAAGAAATGGATTTACTCAAACTTGCGGGTGGTCCGAATGCCGAAGAACTTCGTAAAAAAGCACCAAAAGATATGTTAGGTGATAAAGATGTGGGCTTAAGTGACCTCATGAAAAAACGAGGCCAAAAAAAAAGTTTTGAAACTGGGGGAGTATTAAAAGTATTCCGAGTGAAAGTTTCTATCTTTTACATGGATGGAAATAAAAAGGAAACCTATAGTGTTGAAACATTCAGGAGTGCTAAATACTAA
- a CDS encoding prepilin-type N-terminal cleavage/methylation domain-containing protein produces MIIQPHSDKKRFPKWKRQIRDGLTLIEIVVVISILGLLMVIVGGSLRNLIIPSTEDISVKLQESFKFGYNKAQLTNQSVLFVYDFEKREYQFFLLKREESGLEEEPILKKTTLPFYSKIVSVRDLGGKPRNEGKIRIVFTPQGTTTDLFLYIGSDTEIKRTIQIYRYGGKIKIHKMEFFPEPDSNPIQKVSYGLDERDEQVDSNAKTQPR; encoded by the coding sequence ATGATTATCCAGCCGCATTCCGATAAAAAACGATTTCCGAAATGGAAAAGACAAATCCGCGACGGTCTCACTCTCATTGAGATCGTCGTTGTCATTTCTATACTAGGGCTTCTCATGGTGATTGTGGGAGGGTCCTTACGTAACCTCATCATCCCATCTACTGAGGACATTTCAGTCAAATTACAGGAATCCTTTAAATTTGGTTATAACAAAGCCCAACTCACAAACCAATCCGTACTGTTTGTTTATGATTTTGAAAAAAGAGAATACCAATTCTTTTTACTCAAACGAGAAGAAAGTGGGTTAGAAGAGGAACCTATCTTAAAAAAGACAACCCTCCCTTTTTATTCTAAAATTGTCAGCGTACGCGATTTAGGTGGTAAACCAAGAAACGAAGGTAAAATTCGAATTGTTTTCACTCCACAAGGGACCACCACGGATTTGTTTTTATACATTGGTTCCGATACAGAAATCAAACGTACAATTCAAATTTATCGATATGGTGGAAAAATCAAAATCCATAAAATGGAATTTTTCCCGGAACCTGATTCAAATCCTATCCAGAAAGTGTCTTATGGATTAGATGAACGAGACGAACAAGTAGATTCCAATGCAAAAACTCAACCTCGTTAA
- a CDS encoding type II secretion system protein GspG — MKMKGKNRKIREGLTLIEITVVMLILGSLMAILYSSIGNRGEGEKKLKLKNDSAVLKTALERYLEVYDKYPSEEQGLQALIEKPDDDKIGDDYEPIIREKAVLKDPWKTPYVLKFEGAVPQILTLGEDKKEGGDGKNKDFNILSPDDYPAAFR; from the coding sequence ATGAAAATGAAAGGAAAAAACAGAAAGATCCGTGAGGGACTCACTCTAATTGAGATCACAGTGGTGATGCTTATTTTAGGTTCCCTTATGGCGATTCTTTACTCAAGTATCGGTAACCGCGGTGAAGGGGAAAAAAAACTAAAACTGAAAAATGACAGTGCTGTTTTAAAAACTGCATTGGAACGTTATTTGGAAGTTTATGATAAATACCCTTCTGAGGAACAAGGTTTACAGGCGTTAATCGAAAAACCAGATGATGACAAGATTGGTGATGATTATGAACCAATCATTCGGGAAAAGGCAGTTTTAAAAGACCCATGGAAAACACCGTATGTGTTAAAATTTGAAGGTGCTGTCCCTCAAATTCTCACACTCGGTGAAGATAAGAAAGAAGGTGGAGATGGAAAAAATAAAGATTTTAATATCCTATCTCCTGATGATTATCCAGCCGCATTCCGATAA
- a CDS encoding type II secretion system F family protein codes for MPLYTYVAFNKKGKEEKNIIDAVNLQAARNKLKAKGLYVRSIQEDREKEERELFPFLSKLLYRIPRKEVGLFCKQLGTLIGAGIPLDKCLLSIIDQVENIYFKKVLIEMRADITEGSSLSESMKKHKTVFPDQYPSLISVGESTGNYENTLHRLAELEEKSSELKSKVQVAMIYPMIMGLLSLGVSIFLLVVVIPQIEQLFASFDAKLPLLTRAVIFLSYVLTNYWYFILGLISFSFLGFLKWKSSEEGKKVWDKFLLGLPVIGTLLRKILVSNFARNLSILLLNRVPLIVSLNIVSDVVGHTVFKEEIDAAIIKIKEGGKLSDSLQGSQVLPQMVLGMLSAGEASDKVPEMMNKLSEIYESEVDTAIKSLTQSLEPMMIIVMGGIIFTIMAAIMTPMYKLTQEIQGM; via the coding sequence ATGCCACTGTATACGTACGTTGCCTTTAATAAAAAAGGAAAAGAAGAAAAGAACATCATCGATGCTGTCAATTTACAAGCAGCACGAAATAAATTAAAAGCAAAAGGATTGTATGTCCGTTCGATCCAGGAAGATCGAGAAAAAGAAGAAAGAGAATTATTTCCTTTTTTATCCAAACTGCTGTACCGAATTCCTAGAAAGGAAGTTGGACTTTTTTGTAAACAACTAGGAACTCTCATTGGAGCGGGAATTCCTCTTGATAAATGTTTATTATCCATCATTGACCAAGTCGAAAATATCTATTTCAAAAAAGTTTTAATTGAGATGAGGGCCGATATCACGGAAGGTTCAAGCCTTTCCGAGTCGATGAAAAAACATAAAACTGTGTTTCCTGACCAATATCCGAGTTTGATTTCTGTCGGTGAGTCTACAGGGAATTATGAAAACACCTTGCACCGGTTAGCGGAACTAGAAGAAAAGTCTTCTGAATTGAAATCGAAAGTGCAAGTGGCAATGATTTATCCTATGATTATGGGACTTCTTTCTCTTGGTGTATCTATCTTTTTACTTGTTGTTGTGATTCCCCAAATTGAACAATTATTTGCATCCTTTGATGCAAAACTTCCACTTCTCACACGAGCTGTGATTTTTTTATCCTATGTATTAACCAATTATTGGTATTTTATTTTGGGTCTGATCTCGTTTAGTTTTCTTGGATTTTTGAAATGGAAAAGTTCGGAAGAAGGTAAAAAAGTTTGGGATAAATTTTTACTGGGACTACCAGTCATTGGAACCTTACTCCGTAAAATTTTAGTTTCTAATTTTGCAAGAAACCTTTCTATTTTACTCCTGAATCGAGTTCCCTTAATTGTTTCTCTGAATATTGTATCGGATGTGGTTGGGCATACTGTTTTTAAAGAAGAAATTGATGCTGCGATTATCAAAATCAAAGAAGGTGGAAAATTATCCGATTCCTTACAAGGTTCGCAAGTGCTCCCACAGATGGTTCTCGGGATGCTAAGCGCTGGGGAAGCTTCCGATAAGGTTCCTGAAATGATGAATAAACTCTCAGAAATCTATGAATCTGAGGTTGATACAGCAATAAAATCTTTGACCCAATCCTTAGAACCCATGATGATCATTGTAATGGGTGGAATTATTTTTACCATTATGGCGGCGATTATGACGCCAATGTACAAACTAACTCAAGAAATCCAGGGGATGTAG
- the gspE gene encoding type II secretion system ATPase GspE, which yields MRKSLGQILLEDGILTIKDLEDISKQQEKTNLPITHIIQKKGLASETDILKALAKLHKMEFYDKLEFVASDEIFSKIPLKLVQRSKIVPFLVKGKKVFVATSDPTDLHPMDDMRSFLKGYEIQFVLATENEIMRIVHSQFDKTTAEAKEMMDEMDGSFGELSDAFESDALDLSNEAPIIKMVNVILSQAVSERASDIHVEPFEKSVVVRYRVDGVLQKVLNPPKSYLAGISTRIKIMSNLNIAENRLPQDGRIKLRLAGKDVDVRVSIIPCQFGERIVMRILNKTDQKYSIETMGFNPQILKEFKELIYKPYGIILVTGPTGSGKSTTLYSALSEINTEERNIITCEDPVEYQMDGISQMQMNDKIGLTFAAGLRSILRQDPDVVMVGEIRDEETARIAIQASLTGHLVFSTLHTNDASSAVTRLVDMGIEPYLITSSVLGFMAQRLVRVICKDCKTSYRPTDKDLAGLGILRKELKNGVLYRGKGCSSCLNSGYKGRTGLYELLTMNDEIKRAILQGADANRIKELAVKNGLSTLQEYGKYKVIEGVTTPEEVLRVS from the coding sequence ATGAGAAAAAGTTTAGGTCAGATTCTTTTAGAAGATGGAATCCTTACCATTAAGGATTTGGAAGATATTTCCAAACAACAGGAAAAAACAAACCTTCCCATCACTCACATCATTCAAAAAAAAGGTCTCGCTTCTGAGACCGATATCTTAAAGGCACTTGCAAAACTCCATAAAATGGAGTTTTACGACAAACTTGAGTTTGTTGCTAGTGATGAAATTTTTAGCAAAATCCCACTAAAACTTGTACAACGTTCGAAAATTGTTCCCTTCCTCGTAAAAGGGAAAAAGGTTTTTGTTGCGACAAGTGATCCAACGGATCTCCATCCCATGGATGATATGCGTTCCTTCTTAAAAGGATACGAAATCCAATTCGTTCTTGCTACAGAAAACGAAATTATGCGAATCGTCCACTCTCAGTTTGATAAAACAACTGCAGAAGCAAAAGAGATGATGGATGAGATGGACGGAAGTTTTGGAGAACTTTCCGATGCCTTTGAATCCGATGCATTAGATTTATCCAATGAAGCACCTATCATTAAAATGGTGAATGTGATTTTATCGCAAGCCGTTTCGGAAAGGGCATCGGATATCCACGTTGAACCATTTGAAAAGTCTGTTGTGGTCAGATACCGTGTGGATGGTGTTTTACAAAAAGTATTAAATCCACCAAAATCCTATTTGGCTGGTATTTCGACTCGTATTAAAATTATGTCGAACCTAAACATTGCGGAAAACAGGCTTCCGCAAGATGGACGAATCAAACTTAGGTTAGCTGGAAAAGATGTGGATGTTCGGGTGTCCATTATCCCTTGCCAATTCGGAGAACGAATTGTAATGAGGATATTGAATAAAACCGATCAAAAGTATTCCATTGAAACGATGGGTTTTAACCCACAAATCCTAAAAGAATTTAAAGAACTCATTTATAAACCGTATGGAATTATTTTGGTAACTGGTCCAACAGGATCTGGAAAATCAACAACCCTCTATTCTGCACTTTCTGAAATCAATACAGAAGAACGAAACATCATCACTTGTGAAGACCCAGTGGAATACCAAATGGATGGAATTTCCCAAATGCAGATGAATGATAAAATTGGACTGACTTTTGCAGCGGGACTTCGTTCGATTTTACGACAAGACCCGGATGTTGTCATGGTGGGGGAGATCCGTGATGAAGAAACTGCAAGGATTGCGATCCAAGCATCCCTTACAGGTCACTTGGTTTTTTCCACCCTTCACACAAACGATGCTTCTTCTGCTGTGACAAGGCTTGTGGATATGGGGATTGAACCTTATTTGATTACAAGTTCTGTACTTGGTTTTATGGCGCAAAGGTTAGTACGTGTGATCTGTAAAGATTGTAAAACATCTTACAGGCCAACTGACAAAGATTTGGCGGGACTTGGCATCCTAAGAAAAGAACTGAAAAATGGTGTATTGTATCGTGGTAAAGGTTGCAGTTCTTGCCTCAATTCTGGATACAAAGGACGAACTGGTTTGTATGAACTCCTCACCATGAATGATGAGATCAAACGTGCAATTTTACAGGGTGCTGATGCCAATCGGATCAAAGAACTTGCAGTCAAAAATGGTCTTTCCACCTTACAAGAATACGGAAAGTATAAGGTCATCGAGGGAGTGACTACTCCTGAAGAAGTCCTTCGGGTATCTTAA
- the gspD gene encoding type II secretion system secretin GspD — MRNRLPFVILCICLYLIVTPNFSQEKGKPKAKTSQEPASFTADWRDTELKDFLMGMSAIIKKNILIDDAVKGKKITIISQKRVRIEDAFGFMKSVLETQGFGLIEENDLIKVVKIKDALAKSQIVRIGKEPVSESEVALNKTITQIVPLEFSNAIELEPILKRVTSPDTDIIIPKNQNTLIFSGSTADINKLLKLVDNLDVRADGPGSISSAGDIHIYTLEYNEAEKLAAILVKLDMPDAPVAPAQTQPGEAGQEVKQTPPPQQNPQAQRVPGKQDKIKAVAHKESNSLIVTATPQEWEEIKKIIKILDTPRKQVLLEVLIVELSSTDLNDFGIDWRYQELAYGQFNTGLAAQGGVIDKNGRPTNVNTLSGFSLGFIRRGGQQIIGILNANSTNENFNVLSAPQILTLDNQEAEINVGQDVPVRTQNRNAGLGGDNAVTVANFEYRPTGIKLKFTPHINKNNRITLDLYQEIKNVAGISSEATGGNPTFNKRDIKTTIVVDNIQTIVIGGLLSNDKQKKVQKIPILGEIPLLGTLFRRTTNQNRKTNLMVFLTPHILDDRDKSDRMTIQKKNEQERMVDEREKKLR; from the coding sequence ATGAGAAATCGTCTCCCATTCGTTATACTATGCATTTGCCTTTATTTAATTGTGACACCCAATTTCTCCCAAGAGAAAGGGAAACCAAAAGCAAAAACGTCTCAAGAACCAGCTAGTTTCACTGCAGATTGGCGAGACACAGAACTCAAAGACTTCCTTATGGGAATGAGTGCTATCATCAAAAAGAACATCTTAATTGATGATGCGGTGAAAGGTAAAAAAATCACCATCATCTCTCAAAAACGTGTTCGCATTGAAGATGCGTTTGGGTTTATGAAGTCTGTTTTAGAAACACAAGGTTTTGGACTCATTGAAGAGAATGATCTCATCAAAGTCGTTAAGATCAAAGATGCACTTGCCAAATCCCAAATTGTCAGAATTGGAAAAGAACCTGTTTCTGAATCGGAAGTTGCCTTAAACAAAACGATTACACAAATTGTTCCTTTAGAATTTTCGAATGCGATCGAACTCGAACCAATTCTCAAACGAGTGACAAGTCCTGATACAGATATCATCATTCCTAAAAACCAAAATACTCTTATCTTTTCAGGATCAACTGCTGACATTAACAAGTTACTAAAGTTAGTTGATAATTTGGATGTAAGAGCTGATGGTCCAGGATCCATTTCGTCTGCTGGTGACATTCATATCTACACATTGGAATACAATGAAGCAGAAAAACTAGCTGCCATCCTTGTCAAATTGGATATGCCGGATGCACCAGTTGCTCCCGCGCAAACCCAACCTGGGGAAGCGGGGCAAGAAGTGAAACAAACTCCTCCTCCACAACAAAATCCCCAAGCACAGAGAGTGCCTGGCAAACAAGATAAAATCAAAGCAGTTGCCCATAAAGAATCAAACTCACTCATTGTGACAGCAACCCCACAAGAATGGGAAGAAATCAAAAAGATCATTAAGATTTTAGATACACCGAGAAAACAGGTGTTACTTGAGGTGCTCATTGTCGAACTCAGTTCGACTGACCTAAATGACTTTGGTATCGATTGGAGATACCAAGAACTTGCCTATGGACAGTTTAACACTGGTCTTGCGGCGCAAGGGGGTGTGATTGATAAAAATGGAAGACCAACAAACGTAAACACACTTTCAGGATTTTCACTTGGCTTTATCAGACGTGGTGGACAACAAATCATTGGTATCTTAAACGCAAACTCAACCAATGAAAATTTCAATGTATTGTCTGCTCCTCAAATTTTGACCCTAGACAACCAAGAAGCAGAGATCAATGTGGGTCAGGACGTTCCCGTTCGTACCCAAAATAGAAACGCGGGACTTGGTGGAGACAATGCGGTAACAGTGGCAAACTTTGAATACCGTCCAACAGGGATTAAACTCAAATTTACTCCTCACATCAATAAAAACAATCGGATCACACTTGATTTGTACCAAGAGATCAAAAACGTAGCGGGGATTTCTTCGGAAGCAACGGGGGGAAACCCAACCTTCAACAAACGAGATATCAAAACAACCATCGTTGTGGACAATATCCAAACCATTGTGATTGGAGGACTTCTTTCGAATGACAAACAGAAAAAAGTGCAAAAGATCCCAATTTTGGGTGAGATCCCACTCCTTGGAACTTTATTTCGCCGCACTACCAATCAAAATCGAAAAACCAATTTGATGGTATTTTTAACTCCGCATATCCTAGATGATCGAGATAAATCGGATCGTATGACCATCCAAAAGAAAAATGAACAAGAAAGGATGGTAGATGAACGAGAAAAGAAACTGAGATGA
- a CDS encoding general secretion pathway protein GspC has translation MNLILQRIQSSQFLTLIPVVLLFSFSLAYLLKLVLLLLFSTETGMNVGSQVRPKQTRQEVILAVSTYEDIVTGNLIRGQVFDPNDATKRGADGSPLDPEIAQDNGDDDQMLVTGTLSGHWSFARVTIREKQNNDSEEYGVGEMVGGYKVQTIEQHYVVLKKGGLSLRVNIGETPAQAKERIRPKDAAAVSNLGPSSQTIQKVLSREDVNRKLKDPNTIYKNARFGPHLVDGKIEGYKIYQVAKDHVFYSLGARGGDIIKRVNGMPLNETEKMLEIWGSIKQAPKITVDLERQGKIITYEFIIRN, from the coding sequence ATGAATTTAATCCTTCAAAGAATCCAATCGAGTCAGTTTTTAACATTGATTCCGGTGGTTTTGTTATTTTCGTTTTCCCTTGCGTATTTATTAAAACTTGTCCTTCTCCTTTTATTTTCGACTGAAACTGGGATGAATGTGGGGAGCCAAGTCCGTCCCAAACAAACAAGACAAGAAGTCATCCTTGCTGTTAGTACTTATGAAGATATAGTCACTGGGAATCTCATCCGTGGACAAGTATTCGATCCGAACGATGCCACAAAACGGGGTGCGGACGGAAGCCCTCTTGACCCAGAAATCGCCCAAGACAATGGAGATGATGACCAGATGCTTGTCACAGGTACTTTGTCTGGCCACTGGTCCTTTGCGCGGGTTACCATCAGGGAAAAACAAAACAATGATTCTGAAGAATATGGTGTAGGGGAAATGGTAGGTGGTTACAAAGTCCAAACCATTGAACAACACTATGTAGTGCTTAAAAAAGGGGGCCTTAGCCTTCGCGTCAATATTGGGGAAACACCAGCGCAAGCCAAAGAAAGAATCCGGCCAAAAGATGCGGCAGCTGTCTCCAATTTGGGACCTTCGAGCCAAACCATTCAAAAAGTTCTATCCAGAGAAGATGTCAATCGTAAGCTAAAGGACCCAAACACCATTTACAAAAATGCAAGGTTTGGCCCTCATTTGGTAGACGGAAAGATCGAGGGTTACAAAATCTATCAGGTGGCAAAAGACCATGTCTTTTATTCACTTGGCGCGCGGGGTGGTGATATCATCAAACGAGTCAATGGAATGCCACTCAATGAAACAGAGAAAATGTTGGAAATTTGGGGTTCGATCAAACAGGCTCCGAAAATTACAGTGGATTTAGAACGACAAGGCAAAATAATCACATATGAATTTATCATTCGGAATTAA
- a CDS encoding peptidoglycan DD-metalloendopeptidase family protein → MKVLRLVTFVLLFVGGTGVSANPFQKIHQEINDSLPSGDGTVFRLFSNQSQESEVHKLFSVGVNQTSEEEEVELASLDLPKYIDVSPVVSNTVVHESGIVVKKYTVQKKDNLSKIARSFSIDVAKLKKANSLTNDQLKVGQVLEVPVQVKNASSSRVVLKKIFILPVPQSRVTSRFGRRVDPFNKYNRVYHSGLDLAAKVGAPVLSAADGEVVFTGRNGGYGNSVTIQHKNGYKTVYAHCSQILVEVGETVKMGRVVALVGRTGTATGAHLHFEVFRNGKIMNPESALGMTEKHVTKLPKSEVAGM, encoded by the coding sequence GTGAAGGTTCTTCGGTTGGTAACATTCGTTTTGTTGTTTGTGGGTGGGACAGGTGTTTCTGCCAATCCATTCCAAAAAATCCACCAAGAAATCAATGATAGCCTTCCTTCTGGTGATGGAACGGTATTTCGCCTTTTTAGTAACCAATCCCAAGAATCAGAAGTTCACAAATTATTCTCGGTCGGTGTGAACCAAACATCAGAAGAGGAAGAAGTGGAACTTGCCTCACTAGACCTCCCGAAATATATCGATGTATCCCCAGTTGTCAGTAACACAGTGGTTCATGAATCTGGGATTGTTGTGAAAAAATACACGGTCCAAAAAAAGGACAATCTTTCCAAAATTGCCCGTTCCTTTTCCATCGATGTTGCGAAACTTAAAAAAGCAAATTCCCTAACGAATGACCAATTGAAGGTAGGCCAAGTGTTAGAAGTGCCTGTCCAAGTCAAAAATGCATCCTCTTCCAGAGTAGTTTTAAAAAAGATTTTCATTTTACCTGTACCACAAAGCCGAGTCACATCTCGTTTTGGACGCCGTGTGGACCCGTTTAACAAATACAACCGAGTGTACCACTCAGGTCTAGACCTAGCAGCAAAAGTGGGGGCACCTGTCCTTTCGGCTGCAGATGGTGAAGTTGTATTTACGGGTCGAAATGGTGGGTATGGAAATTCTGTCACCATCCAACACAAAAATGGGTATAAAACAGTTTACGCCCATTGTTCTCAGATTTTAGTTGAGGTTGGGGAAACGGTGAAGATGGGCCGGGTAGTAGCACTTGTCGGTAGGACAGGGACTGCAACTGGGGCGCATTTGCATTTTGAAGTGTTCCGAAACGGGAAAATTATGAATCCTGAATCAGCTCTTGGCATGACAGAAAAACATGTCACAAAACTTCCCAAATCTGAAGTAGCCGGAATGTAA
- a CDS encoding type II secretion system-associated lipoprotein — protein MVCSIIRVFPLVLVLVFSQCSQRLIKKEKLREINEFYDGKTYALRDDIKFSQTEVWKKGTLVKIYIESTPSLLKLKVYPIQESRESSVGKLADYIINDDVKKREYDLADVEEWVNQKFTLMEQNAKKTKK, from the coding sequence TTGGTTTGTAGTATCATTCGTGTATTTCCCCTCGTTCTTGTCCTTGTGTTCAGCCAGTGTTCACAACGGCTGATCAAAAAAGAAAAGTTAAGGGAGATCAATGAATTCTATGATGGGAAAACATACGCACTGCGTGATGATATCAAATTTTCCCAAACGGAAGTTTGGAAAAAAGGTACCCTAGTTAAGATCTACATCGAATCAACTCCCTCTCTTTTAAAATTGAAAGTATACCCAATCCAAGAATCACGTGAGTCTTCGGTGGGAAAACTTGCAGACTATATCATCAATGATGATGTGAAAAAAAGAGAATATGACTTGGCGGACGTGGAAGAGTGGGTGAACCAAAAATTCACACTCATGGAACAAAACGCCAAAAAAACAAAGAAATAA